The genomic stretch tcattcaatcgtatttatggagtgcttactgtgtgcggagtgtactaagcgcattccttgtcccacatagggctcacactcctacccccgtttcacagatgaggtaactgaggcacagagaagtaaagtggcttgccccaggtcacacagcgggcatgtgttggagccaggattagactccaggtccttctgactcccaggcccgtgctttatccattaggtcatgttcctcgctgtaataaacgcttgggagagtacagtaacaataagcagacacattcagcagcaggctaccttactgctacgggttctcgttatatcctggctagactactgtgtcagccttctctctgacctcccttcctcctctctcaccccgctccagtctattcttcactccgctgcccggctcatcttcctgcagaaacgatctgggcatgtcactcctttttttaaacaactccagtggttgcctatcaacctccgctccaaacaaaaactcctcactctaggcttcaaggctctccatcaccttgccccttcctacccctcctcccttctctctttctaccgcccaccccgcacgctccgctcctccgccgcccacctcctcaccgtccctcggtctcgcctatcccgccgtcgacccccgggtcacgtcctcccgcggtcccgggacgccctccctcctcacctccgccaaactgattctcttcccctcttcaaaaccctacttaaaactcacctcctccaagaggccttcccagactgagctcctcttctccctctactccctctaccacccccccttcacctctccgcagcttaaccctcttttccccctatttccctccgctcctccccctctcccttcccatcccctcagcactgtacttgtccgctcatctgtatatattttcattaccctatttattttgttaatgaaatgtacatcacctctattctatttagttgccattgtttttacgagatgttcttccccttgactctatttatcgccatcgttcttgtctgtccgtctcccccgattaggctgtaagcccgtcaaacggcagggactgtctctatctgttgctgacttgttcattccaagtgcttagtacagtgctctgcacatagtaagcgctcaataaatgctattgaatgaatgagtgaattcattGCTCCCAACGAAcaatttgaagggggaaagaaggaaagaaagaaagaaagaatttatccgtcggatttaaggagggaggatgttccaggccagaggcagaaggtgggcgtGGGTCAACCCCCTAAAGAGGCGGTAAACACAGCATCACCCAGGTAAccacctcctctccacccccaggaGCCCACTCCCACATCAGAGGCCTCGGTTTGGACGATGCCTTGGAGCCGCGACAGGTACAGAGAGGGGTTTCGGGGCAGGGGGTAAAGTGAAGAGGGTTTCCCTGCTGGATCCCCCGCACACCCCAACCTTCTCCTCCGTTCCCATGCTCTCCAGGTGTCCCAGGGCATGGTGGGTCAGCTGGCGGCACGACGGGCCGCGGGCGTGATCCTGGAGATGATCCGCGAGGGGAAGATTGCGGGCCGGGCCGTCCTCATCGCCGGTCAGCCGGGGACCGGCAAGACTGCTATCGCCATGGGTGAGGATTTCCGGGAAGGGCACGTGGCCGTGGCGGACAGGGACCTATCCGAGAGAGGGGCTGCGGGGAGAGGGTTgaacagagggggagggaagaggtgggagaggggttcagaggaggaggaggaagtggagggccTGGAAACTAGTGGGAATGACACTGTACCCCGCCCCACATCTTCTCTCTCTTAGGCATGGCCCAAGCCCTGGGCCCAGACACTCCATTCACAGCCATCGCCGGCAGTGAAATTTTCTCCTTGGAGATGAGCAAGACGGAGGCCCTGACCCAGGCGTTCCGGCGCTCCATCGGGGTTCGCATCAAGTATGGAGAGCGGCACGGAGGGGAAACTGGGTCCCCGAACGGAGGGGTTGAGGGAAGGACCTGtaggggagagatggggctgCCCCaatgccctccccctctccccccagggaaGAGACTGAGATCATCGAGGGCGAAGTGGTAGAGATCCAGATTGACCGACCAGCCTCCGGCACTGTAAGTCCCCATGGAGACGGGGGGTGTCCATGGGTCGGACAGGCTGGGGGCCGACGGTGTCCTCTTGCCCCCctgaggggccgggtgggccagcGGCCGCTGCCGAGTTCCCACCACGGGGTCTCCTTTGGATCCCGGGAGGGAGTTGGAGCGGGGCCGAGGGGTGGCCTGAGAGTCCgcctggctccccctccccccagggtgCCAAAGTGGGGAAGCTGACGTTGAAGACGACAGAGATGGAAACGATCTACGATCTGGGCACCAAGATGATCGAGTCGCTCACCAAGGAGAAGGTCCAGGCCGGGTCAGTGCCCTGATGGGCGACGTCTGGTCTAGGGAGGGTGGCTATAGGAGAGAGAGATTCCGGGAATAgcaagcagggaggggaaggagacacaGAGTAAGAGGAAGGAAGGTCAAGAGGGGGAGGGACTGGTGGGAGGGTCACCCAGCTCATCTCATCTCCCCTCACTGACTCCCTCCCCCATACCTGGCAGGGATGTGATCACCATCGACAAAGCAACAGGCAAGATCTCCAAATTGGGCCGCTCCTTCACCCGTGCTCGGGACTATGACGCCATGGGCTCCCAGGtactcccccaccccgcctcatCCCATCCCTGGCATCTCCGAGGCCAGCGCTCCTGGAATACTGGGACTGGGCCTGCCCACTCCATCTTAGGAAAGGCTTAGAACTGGAGATGGTACCGAGGGAGGTGGTCTCAGTGtttggggagggagcgggaggtcaTCGTGTTCTGCTTGGGACCCTTGGAGAGTGGAGATGTGGGCCTTTTGTCTCTCATGTCACCCACAGGCCCCGCCTGAGTCTGTAAGGCTTTGTGCTACTCTACCTGCCTCCCTgtatccctcctgcccccctagAGAAGCAAGtggagggtgggagtgaggggtGGCTTCAGGAAGGGAAGGCTGACGACAGCTGGGTCTCTGGCATCtgatggggaaggtggagagcCCCCCAGCATACACGGTCTTCTTCCTTGTGTTCGCTCACAATTCTCCACAGCTGTGGCCTTCCCGTGTTCATTTCTCAGGGCCcccttaattatggtacttggtaagcacttatgtgcccggcactgtacgaagcgctggggtggatatgagcaaattgggttggacccagtccctgacccacatgggactcacagttttgatccccaatttacagacagggaattgaggtccagagaactgaaatgacttgctcaaggttacccaacagacatgtgccagagccaggattagaacccatgggctctttccactaaaccaggctgcctAAGGCAGGTGCTCTTCTCTCTGCTGATCAAAATGGGAAGCGTTTTGTTGGGGCATCTTGTCCTGGAGAGGCAGATCAGGGGAGGGTAGTTCATGGTTGTAATTTTCTAGGTTTGGCACCGCCCTTTAAGAGCCCCACTAGCTCTTGAAGGAGCTCGGCCCAGGCCAAACTTGGTCAGCCTCCTCAGCCGCTTCCCTATGCCCTGgagcagccccctgcccccataAGGCCGTCGGGCCTTGGGTCGCTATGGCTACACACTCCCCAAGCCTCCtgttcagtccctgcccctcttcctcctctgccctgctcCTGCTCTTCCAAATCGTCCTGCTTAATTATCCCTGGGCAGCAGGAACGGGCAAGAGGGCTGCCTGCcctgcccctgttcctccccgcccccagggctGAGCAGTGTTAGGCCATCGCCATGGAGACAGGTTACGCTCCCTTCCCAGCCAACCTCCACCCCGCCCTCCGGTCTCCAAGtctggggccggggaaggggtgtGGCAGAGAGAGGCGGGCACAGATGCCCTCAACCGCACCCTGTACTGCCACCACAGCACCCTGTTGGGGGGTCCTGCACTCAATCATGGGGGTGTCGGCCTAGGGGGAGGCATCTTAGccacggggaagggagaggcctcTCTGGTCATAAATTAGGGGTGTTGGAGGAGGGAATAAGTGCAGAGGGACGGCGGAGAGGGATCAGCCGACAGTCCTGTTAACAGTAGCCCTGGGCCCTCTTGTCCCCCGTCTCCGGATTGAGGGGGTGccgagggaggggccgggaagttgggggaaggggcaggcagcGCGGCAACAGATGAGTCGTGCGTGTCTCCCCCAGACCAAGTTTGTGCAGTGCCCAGACGGGGAGCTGCAGAAACGGAAGGAGGTGGTGCATACCGTGTCCTTGCACGAGATTGACGTCATCAACTCCAGGACCCAGGGCTTCCTGGCCCTCTTCTCCGGTAGGGAGGGCGGCTTGGGGCTCTCTGCTCCGGCACGGGGTACAGGGGTCAGAGCTTCCTGGCTTCCTCCAAGGTCGGGGGGAGCGCGTTAGCTAGTGGGACTTGGTCAACCTCTCTGTCCGTAGCGTTCCCTGGGCCCCCGCCCCAGGCTGTTCGTTCCTGGTTCCACTTCCACTAGCCTCTCATCCTCACCACCCCCGTTGCCGCAGGTGACACGGGCGAGATCAAGTCGGAGGTGCGGGAGCAGATCAATGCCAAGGTggcggagtggagagaggagggcaagGCCGACATCATCCCCGGGGTGAGCGGAGGTGGGGAAGGACGTGGGGGAAAGAACTAGAGGAactggtcctcttcctcctctcgctcctcccagccttcccgcccctccctcaTCGCCGCCCCGCCTGCTCCCCGGCCAGGTGCTGTTCATTGACGAGGTCCACATGCTGGACATCGAGAGCTTCTCTTTCCTGAACCGCGCGCTGGAGAGCGACATGGCCCCCGTCCTCATCATGGCCACCAACCGTGGCATCACCCGGTACCTTGATCAGCGGGACGGGGGTGCTGAGGGCAGAGGTCTGGAGCAGGGGCGTGGCAGGGGCTGCTCACTAccgtctgccctctcctcctcctccccgccaggATCCGGGGCACTTCCTACCAGAGCCCCCACGGCATCCCCATCGACCTGCTGGACCGCCTCCTCATCGTGTCCACCACCCCCTACAGCGAGAAGGACACCAAGCAGATCCTCAAGATCCGGttaggccgggggccgggcagcAGAGAGTCTCCCATCTGGAGGAACGGGTGCCGCTGGCCCTCTCTCGTCCTTGTCAGCCGAGGGCccttggggagcggggaggaggacgaggcccTTGGGggcgggtgagggaggggagaagagccgaGACCTGGAAGAGAGCGAGTGAACCCACTCCATGCAGGCACCCAGTTGTGCGCATGCACTGGGCAGGGCGGGCTGGGGACAGGGGCGGTTCagtcccaggtcccctgacccccggcCACCCGCGCGCTCAGGTGTGAGGAGGAGGACGTGGAGATGAGTGAGGACGCCTACACGGTGCTGACCCGCATCGGCCTGGAGACCTCCCTGCGGTACGCCATCCAGCTCATCACCGCCGCCAGCCTGGTCTGCCGCAAGCGCAAGGTGggaccctgccccctctcccctcctccgtgTGCACCCCACCGCTTctgctccatctccccctcctccctgctctcctcatcCCACTGCTCTGCTTTCCCCAttttgctgcttctcctcctccttcccctcctgcccgcGCTTCCCCAtagcgctgcttctcttcccacccctcccttggCCTCGCGCCCCtgaacacccacccacccccccccccccacccccccccccactgcaggGCACAGAAGTGCAGGTGGACGATATCAAGCGCGTGTATTCACTCTTCCTGGACGAGTCGCGTTCCACACAGTACATGAAGGAGTACCAAGATGCCTTCCTCTTCAATGAGCTCAGTGAGTagctctgtccttcctcctcagggGCCaagccctgcctccccacccaggTCTGGTGCCCCTGGCCAGCCTTGCCTCCCCAAGGAGGTCcacacttcctccttcttcccccactctccaccctccccgccccccgacgacACCCCCTACGTGCCCTGGGCCCCCTCCGAcgtcccctctgtctccccctcagaagGAGAGACCATGGACACTTCATGAGCTGGCACCTTCGGCTGGAATCCTTCCTCCCCGTCTCCTagagtctgtctgtctgcctgtctgaccCTCTCCGTTCCCTCCCTGcccatctgattttttttttttaacccagtaTCGAGGGACTGTGAATTTTTATAAAATGGTTCTCAAAGTAGGGGCCTCCTTTGTCTGTTGGCCAATGGCCAACCCTGAATTCtgcaccctccttctctccccgcgcacccccatccttccccagtGTCAAAGTCAGACATAAATGTGTCAATGGGGGCTTTATTGGATTGAGGGGGGTCcctgggaggggggggcggggggggcgggggggcactaGAGGCGCAGGCGGGGGGCCGAGCAGAAGTCCAGCCTGTGGTGCTGCACGCGGGAGGTGCAGTCGCTGGACCCCAGCTGGCACTGGTCGCAGTGGCAGCTCAGAGCCACGGGGAAGGAGACCACGGGATCCACGCCAGGCGGGCAGCCGGGCAGCCGCAGGGATCCGTAGCGCAGCCGGCCATACGTGCACACTTCTTGGACCGGTCTGTATCTAGGGTTCGGCAACACGGGCATCTGAAGACAAAGTGGCGGGTGAGAGACAGaatgggtgaagggggaggtgaaagggatcccttccccttctccactcccccccACCTAAGTATCTAGTTCAGCCCTACCCCCCATCCTCACCTTGCTCATACAGAAGCCGGCACAGATGGTGGTGGTGAAAGTGATGCATACAGGACAGGCCTCGTGCTCGGCGGCCACGGTGGCATTGACGAGGCGGCAGTAGGGGCCTCCTCTGAGCCCCGGCTCGCCGGGCTCGCCAGGGTCCCCAGCGGGGAGCAGGGGCGGCAGCAGGAACAAGAGCAGGAGTGAGAGCCCCTGAGGGCCCACGGTTAGCTTCCCCTTCTGCtgccctctgcctcttctccacccccttctcccctccgccctcacccccactccctcccataaAGGGGTTTTGGGGGGCCCTGGGACGGGTggaaggtggggggcgggaaCGACTCTGCAGCAACTCACCAGGTGTGGCTCCATGTTGAGTCTGGCCCCTTCCCCACCGGGGCCCTGCCCTTATACGGGCCCGGCCGCCGTGGGGGCGGCAAGGccagagggtgggggcggggaccgggtaaCCAGGCAGTTAATCCTCTCCCTCGCCCACTGCCCTCCAGGGccaggcagggagggggtggacGGGGCAAGGCCACAGCCAGGAGGAGACAATATCACAGCCCACCTGGGCAACCCGAAGGCTTAGGGGAGGGCCGTTGGGGGTTGGAAGGGGAGGAGACCCAATCGCTCACAGCGTAAACCCCCCCCGCccgaccttccctccccaccttccgcTGCCAAGGCAGAAAGGAGACGAGCTGATGAGCTTTGTGCCAGAGAATGGTCATATGGTCATGTtggaagggaaggagtgggggggccTGTCAGTGTGGGCTGTGGCCCCCTTCCCATGGTGGAGCTGTTTGTGCCTTGGCCGTTGGGCCTTGGCTCCTCCTCCAGTTCCCAGGCCTCTGGCAGTCCTGGTGCCCAGAAAAGGAGGTCCAGGTCCTGGCCTCTGCCCGCCCTCTGTCCCGGCTTGTGCCCGCCACCCGCCCCAGCCTGCGGCTCCCACCCGCAGCCCCTCAGAGGACACAGGGCTTCCCGCTGCCGTAGCGGGTGCTCTCGGGCTGGTAGAAGTGGGGCACGGTGGCCAGCTCGGGAGCGGGGCGGCGGTGGAGCCCGGCCCACAGCGGCTCCAGGGGGCAGAAGCGATCCAGAGTCCGGAGTGGGTGAAGCGGGGGCGTGAAGGAGGCGTGCGTCAGCGACCGCCACTGCCGGGACGGGCTCAGGGGGCCCAGGTGGGCGACGCGGTCTCCGGAAAGCCGGGGCGGGAGCAGGGCCGAGTCGGGCCACGGCGGGCGGGGCGGTACCGAGCCCCCGGCCTGGGATGTCTCTGCGGGCAGCCGGGACCGGCGGGCCGGGTCGGCGCTGTTTGGGGAGATGGGATCGAGGTCTGGGGTGTGGGATCCGGAGGCTTGGGTCGGAGGGAGAGGTCTTTGGGTCAGGGGCGTTTGGGTCTCTGGGGGGAAGGTGGCAACTGAGAACCTGGAGAAATCCTGGGCGGTGATGGAGAGGTAGGGATCTTGTAGATGGAGGATGGCACGCTGTGGGATGTAATAGATCCTTCCCGCCAGAGCTGGGTTTTCTGTGCTGGGAATTATGGTCTGGTGGTGTGGGgggtcagaggggaagggggagaaaagagggagtcagagccaagccctcctcccctttcccccgcgCCCCCAGCCTCGGGTCAGCACGGAAACgcgcagcccccccgccccctccagccccggGACCGGCTGTCACCTGGGAGGGGCCTCGGGTGTGGTGGGCAGCGAGGCCGAAGGGCAGGGGCCCGGGGGCAAAGGTCGGCCGCGGGTCGAGGTTAGGCCAACCGGGGTACCCAGCCCTCATCTCGCTCTTCCGCTGGCGGGAGGTGAGGGCGGCGGCCCAGGCGCGGAGGGCCAGCTGCAGACCCCAGGACCGgccgaggagggaaaggaaagcctGTTGCCTCCGGACCCGgacgcccctctcctctcctcccccctccccgccggttcCGGGGCTCACCTTGTCCCCGGCGCCCTTGATTCCCATCACGCGGTCCGCCCGGGGCGGCAGGAGTGCGGGGGGCTGCCCAAAGCGCCCCGCGGAGGTCTTGGGGCCGTAGGCGGCCCCGGTCGTCGTTTCCCGCCGGCTCACAACCTCGTCGAAGCTCCGGGCCCAGCGGTCCTGAGccagggccggcggcagagggtcCGAGACCGTGGACTGGTGGGCGAGACCCCCTGGGCGTCAGGGGGAGGCCAggcgtccccgccccccgccaggcccgcctcccccgggacccccggactTACCCGAGCGGCCggcggggggaagggcaggggcgagGTCGGAGGGAGGCCCACCTCACTGCTGGTGCGACACCCGTCCGGccaggggcccggccccgccgccccatGGGACCGCCAGACCATTGGGCCGCccagccccgcccggccccccggggatgAGCCGTGTTAGTCTGTCGCTATGGCGACGGGACACGCCCCCTCCGGCCAgcctccaccccccccacacaccccgactccgagtctgggggcggggaaggggagtggcGGAGGCAGGCGGGCTCGGATGTCCTCGACCGCACCCCCGCACCCGCTCCTGGCCGGGGTGAGGGGGGCGGTCCTGGACTTACCCTTGGAGGGGTGGGCCCAGCGGGGACCCGCCGGCCTCCCGCAACAGTCCACAGccgacagggagggagagggagagggtcgtTCTGGTCACACAATAAATTAGGGGCGTTGGAGGGGGGAATAAATACAGAGGGACGGGAGACCCCCGGAGAGAGGGGGCAGGACTCGGAGGGAGGAATTGGGGGGCTGGCGTCCATCTCGTCCCCTCCTTGTGTGTCTGGGGTCCGGAACTCAGCCCCCATCGGGTCCGGGCTCCACACCAGTCGTGGCGGGCCCTGCCTATTAACCAGTTGGCAGTCTTGGTCTCAGTTGCTCATGTCCACCGTCCTGTTGACCACCCGGTGTCCAGTTGCGTAGTCACTGACCAATTAATTCTGCCTAGTGACACTTGACTGCCGGAGTAAAGTTGACGGCCCCTATTAAGCAGTCGTCTCTGCCCCGGGTACCTCCCAGCCGATCTAACCTCAGAGGACCATACCGATTTTTGTCCACTCgatcttttttccccactgaccAGTTGACCGCATCTGGAGTCTAGCTGGCTTCCAGGGGCCAGATGGCTTGACCAGTGTCTCTCTGATTGCCTAGAGATCATTCGGCCTCGCCCACTGCCTCATCGACCCGGCCTAATGCCTAGGCGGCCGACAGGAGCCTCTCGAGGACCATGCCAGGATGCAGTTGACTGTGTCGTGTCCAGTGGTCGGGTGGCCTGGTCCAACAGCAGCACCCAGGGCCCAGTCTCAGATGGACACATTGTACCCAAAGCTCAGTGACTTCGATCCTGGACCCTCTTGATTCCATCCTCTAACACGCTGATTCATCCCAATGGCTTGGTTGTTGCTCACTGACCAGTTAAGCCGGTACGTGCCCGATTGACCACCCGCAATTCCCAGCCGACCCTTCCTTGTGCCTAGTTAACCACATCATCCGTGGCTATTTAGCCACCCCTGGGCGGGGGGAGCGCTGAGTCGACTGCAGCCTGTTCCCAGTCGATCGGCATTGCTcccgaaagagaagcagcgtggttcagtggagtcggaggtcgtgggttctaattccggctctgccatttgtcagctgtaggaCTAGGggcgagtgacttaacttctctgtacctcagttacctcatctgtatcacCTTGTATTAcctcacccgattatcttgtaactaccccagcgctttgaatagtgcttggcacatagtaa from Ornithorhynchus anatinus isolate Pmale09 chromosome 10, mOrnAna1.pri.v4, whole genome shotgun sequence encodes the following:
- the LOC114814557 gene encoding lutropin subunit beta-like; protein product: MTILWHKAHQGWRRGRGQQKGKLTVGPQGLSLLLLFLLPPLLPAGDPGEPGEPGLRGGPYCRLVNATVAAEHEACPVCITFTTTICAGFCMSKMPVLPNPRYRPVQEVCTYGRLRYGSLRLPGCPPGVDPVVSFPVALSCHCDQCQLGSSDCTSRVQHHRLDFCSAPRLRL
- the RUVBL2 gene encoding ruvB-like 2, which translates into the protein MATTATPKVPEVRDVTRIERIGAHSHIRGLGLDDALEPRQVSQGMVGQLAARRAAGVILEMIREGKIAGRAVLIAGQPGTGKTAIAMGMAQALGPDTPFTAIAGSEIFSLEMSKTEALTQAFRRSIGVRIKEETEIIEGEVVEIQIDRPASGTGAKVGKLTLKTTEMETIYDLGTKMIESLTKEKVQAGDVITIDKATGKISKLGRSFTRARDYDAMGSQTKFVQCPDGELQKRKEVVHTVSLHEIDVINSRTQGFLALFSGDTGEIKSEVREQINAKVAEWREEGKADIIPGVLFIDEVHMLDIESFSFLNRALESDMAPVLIMATNRGITRIRGTSYQSPHGIPIDLLDRLLIVSTTPYSEKDTKQILKIRCEEEDVEMSEDAYTVLTRIGLETSLRYAIQLITAASLVCRKRKGTEVQVDDIKRVYSLFLDESRSTQYMKEYQDAFLFNELKGETMDTS
- the LOC114814645 gene encoding uncharacterized protein LOC114814645 gives rise to the protein MVWRSHGAAGPGPWPDGCRTSSEVGLPPTSPLPFPPPAARSTVSDPLPPALAQDRWARSFDEVVSRRETTTGAAYGPKTSAGRFGQPPALLPPRADRVMGIKGAGDKLALRAWAAALTSRQRKSEMRAGYPGWPNLDPRPTFAPGPLPFGLAAHHTRGPSQTIIPSTENPALAGRIYYIPQRAILHLQDPYLSITAQDFSSADPARRSRLPAETSQAGGSVPPRPPWPDSALLPPRLSGDRVAHLGPLSPSRQWRSLTHASFTPPLHPLRTLDRFCPLEPLWAGLHRRPAPELATVPHFYQPESTRYGSGKPCVL